From the genome of Candidatus Methylopumilus turicensis, one region includes:
- a CDS encoding lipid-A-disaccharide synthase N-terminal domain-containing protein has product MEYGITSFFHHIVDSAHHYFSSTSQGDLIWLCVGLFGQVLFMMRFIVQWLHSERHQKSIIPVSFWYFSLIGGITVLLYGIHKLEPVIIFGQIPGTFVYARNLILIKRHEKTQRELQKDVA; this is encoded by the coding sequence ATGGAATACGGTATTACTTCTTTTTTTCATCACATCGTTGATTCCGCGCATCATTATTTTAGTAGCACCTCGCAAGGAGATCTGATTTGGCTTTGTGTGGGTTTGTTTGGTCAAGTTTTGTTTATGATGCGCTTTATCGTCCAATGGCTTCATAGTGAGCGTCATCAAAAAAGCATTATTCCTGTGAGCTTTTGGTATTTCAGTTTAATTGGGGGCATAACAGTTCTACTTTACGGTATTCATAAATTAGAGCCGGTGATTATTTTTGGCCAAATTCCAGGCACCTTTGTTTATGCAAGAAACTTAATCTTAATTAAACGCCATGAGAAGACTCAGCGTGAATTGCAAAAGGATGTGGCGTGA
- a CDS encoding glycosyltransferase family 2 protein, whose translation MAKFTPPKKLSVVVPVRNEQDNVAPLIAEINAALHGFTHEIVYVNDGSTDATHARLQQLQTQYPQLRIVRHANSCGQSTAVRSGVKAAKYDWVATLDGDGQNDPADIPKLIAALEEGVWLVGGNRRLSRRDTWIKRISSVIANTVRSKMLRDDTPDTGCGLKLFNKAAFLDLPYFDHMHRFLPALIKRAGGQIRSVHVSHRNREFGQSNYGTLDRLMVGIVDLFGVAWLQRRAKLPVIVVDET comes from the coding sequence ATGGCGAAATTCACCCCTCCCAAAAAACTCTCCGTGGTCGTGCCCGTGCGTAACGAGCAAGATAACGTTGCGCCTTTAATTGCTGAAATTAATGCGGCGCTCCATGGCTTTACGCATGAGATTGTGTACGTCAATGATGGCAGCACCGATGCAACGCATGCGCGCTTGCAACAATTACAAACGCAGTATCCACAATTACGCATTGTTCGCCATGCGAATAGCTGCGGTCAAAGCACAGCTGTGCGTTCGGGTGTTAAGGCTGCTAAGTATGATTGGGTCGCTACGCTAGATGGTGATGGGCAAAACGATCCTGCCGATATTCCCAAACTGATTGCTGCGCTGGAAGAGGGCGTTTGGCTGGTGGGTGGTAACAGAAGACTAAGTCGTCGTGATACTTGGATTAAGCGTATATCTTCGGTAATTGCTAACACAGTCCGCTCAAAAATGTTGCGTGACGATACGCCAGACACAGGTTGTGGTTTAAAACTGTTCAATAAAGCTGCCTTTCTAGATTTGCCTTATTTTGATCACATGCATCGCTTTTTGCCTGCCTTGATTAAGCGTGCTGGTGGACAGATTCGTTCTGTGCACGTGAGTCACCGTAACCGCGAGTTTGGTCAATCCAATTACGGAACATTGGATCGATTAATGGTAGGGATTGTGGATTTGTTTGGTGTGGCATGGTTACAACGTCGCGCTAAATTACCTGTCATTGTTGTTGACGAAACTTAA
- a CDS encoding HAD family hydrolase has protein sequence MSIQGMRPLAEYKTLVFDCDGVVLNSNQLKIQAYYDVAIKFGANKTQAQALVDHHVKFGGISRYPKFEYFLREIMQLTVTEQAMHDLLDSFTAEVKRLLTDCEISPYLHHVRNENKHAKWMIVSGGDQAELRDIFKQRGIDRMFDAGIYGSPDNKDTILARELDAGSIVKPALFIGDSRYDHQASTNAGLDFVFLSAWTDVEGWQDYCANHQITVFNHLGDLS, from the coding sequence TTGAGTATTCAGGGGATGCGACCACTCGCTGAATACAAAACGCTAGTCTTTGATTGTGATGGGGTAGTGCTCAATTCCAATCAGCTTAAGATACAGGCTTATTATGATGTGGCGATTAAGTTCGGGGCGAATAAAACACAAGCTCAGGCCTTGGTTGATCATCATGTGAAGTTTGGCGGTATTTCGCGCTATCCAAAGTTTGAGTATTTTTTGCGTGAGATTATGCAGCTGACAGTCACAGAGCAAGCCATGCATGACTTGCTTGATAGCTTTACTGCAGAAGTAAAAAGACTGCTGACCGATTGCGAAATTTCGCCTTACCTTCACCATGTTCGAAATGAAAACAAGCATGCAAAATGGATGATTGTTTCAGGTGGCGACCAAGCGGAGTTGCGTGACATATTTAAGCAACGTGGTATTGATAGAATGTTTGATGCTGGTATTTACGGTAGCCCAGATAATAAAGATACCATTCTGGCGCGTGAACTCGATGCAGGCAGCATTGTTAAACCCGCGTTGTTTATTGGGGATAGTCGATATGACCATCAAGCTTCCACCAATGCGGGGTTAGATTTTGTGTTTTTGAGTGCTTGGACAGATGTTGAAGGTTGGCAAGATTATTGTGCCAACCACCAAATAACGGTTTTTAATCACCTTGGCGATCTTAGTTGA
- the eda gene encoding bifunctional 4-hydroxy-2-oxoglutarate aldolase/2-dehydro-3-deoxy-phosphogluconate aldolase codes for MNTLDLAKEGPVIPVIVINRVEDAVPMAEALLEGGIKVLEVTLRTSCALAGMEAIAKAVPEAILGSGTVRNNKDAQASKDAGCKFAVSPGYTSELGQFARQIGLPLLPGVSTGSEIMMANADDYYFLKLFPAVAVGGINLLKGFAGPFGDVKFCPTGGVTVESAPQFLSLPNVVVCGGTWLTPADAVARGDWAHITKLAKEASAIKPA; via the coding sequence ATGAATACATTAGATTTAGCTAAAGAAGGGCCAGTTATTCCAGTCATCGTGATTAACCGTGTTGAAGATGCGGTGCCGATGGCTGAGGCTTTGCTTGAAGGTGGCATTAAGGTGCTTGAGGTGACTTTGCGTACTTCATGTGCATTAGCTGGTATGGAAGCGATTGCGAAGGCGGTGCCTGAAGCGATTTTGGGTTCTGGCACTGTGCGTAACAACAAAGATGCACAAGCTTCTAAAGACGCAGGTTGCAAATTCGCTGTAAGTCCAGGCTACACAAGCGAGCTAGGTCAGTTTGCACGTCAAATTGGTTTGCCATTGTTACCAGGCGTTTCAACAGGCTCTGAAATCATGATGGCGAATGCGGATGATTATTATTTCTTGAAGCTATTCCCTGCAGTTGCAGTTGGCGGCATTAATTTACTAAAAGGCTTTGCGGGTCCATTTGGCGATGTGAAGTTTTGCCCAACCGGTGGTGTGACGGTTGAATCAGCGCCACAATTTTTATCATTACCTAACGTGGTGGTTTGTGGTGGCACATGGCTAACACCTGCGGATGCTGTGGCGCGTGGTGATTGGGCGCACATTACAAAATTAGCAAAAGAAGCTAGCGCGATTAAGCCTGCCTAA
- the edd gene encoding phosphogluconate dehydratase has protein sequence MKQILNEVTERIRERSAPTRYAYLQRIEKMAARTRGPDRMGCANVAHAFAAMPANDKFKVVVEKAPNIGIVTAYNEMLSAHQPYVNFPEVIRAEAHKYGATVQVAGGVPAMCDGITQGEPGMELSLFSRDVIAMSTAVALSHDVFDAALLLGVCDKIVPGLLIGALQFGHLPCVFVPSGPMSTGLDNTEKSKVREKFAEGKVGRPELLASESAAYHGAGTCTFYGTANSNQMLLEAMGLHVPGAAFVHPHDPLRACLTRESVRVVLENTYQNRYMPIGKMVDERVIVNAIVALLATGGSTNHCIHWVAVARAAGIIIDWADFNKLSKNTPLLARVYPNGKADVNQFQDAGGPSFVIRELVEGGYMHEDVQSVVIGGLRDYCKKPQTDGTSLSWVDLPKESPDETILRTSSKPFSASGGLLLLQGNLGRSVIKSSAVPEDRHIIEAPAVVFDAQEELLEAFERGELEKDFVAVVRYQGPKANGMPELHKLTPPLSVLQGKGFKVAIVTDGRMSGASGKVPAAIHLSPEASAGGAIGKIRTGDIIRLNVIAGTLNALVDEDTWKARHIEELSDSKRFANAHGMGRELFGGMRSNVLTAEEGAVTWL, from the coding sequence ATGAAACAAATCCTAAATGAAGTGACCGAACGTATTCGTGAGCGCAGTGCGCCTACGCGTTACGCTTATTTACAACGTATTGAGAAGATGGCTGCACGCACTCGTGGGCCTGATCGTATGGGCTGTGCTAACGTGGCGCATGCATTTGCGGCAATGCCAGCAAATGATAAATTTAAAGTGGTGGTTGAAAAAGCACCAAATATCGGCATTGTGACTGCCTACAATGAGATGCTCTCTGCGCATCAGCCTTATGTGAATTTCCCGGAAGTGATTCGTGCTGAAGCCCATAAATATGGCGCTACAGTGCAAGTGGCTGGCGGCGTGCCTGCGATGTGTGATGGCATTACACAGGGCGAGCCTGGCATGGAGTTAAGCTTATTCTCACGTGATGTGATTGCGATGAGTACTGCTGTTGCGCTTTCACATGACGTATTTGATGCTGCATTGCTCCTTGGCGTGTGCGATAAGATTGTTCCCGGTTTGTTGATTGGTGCTTTGCAATTTGGCCATTTGCCTTGTGTATTCGTGCCTTCTGGCCCGATGAGCACTGGTTTGGATAACACTGAAAAATCTAAAGTGCGTGAAAAATTTGCGGAAGGCAAGGTTGGTCGCCCTGAATTGTTGGCTTCTGAGTCAGCGGCTTATCACGGTGCTGGCACTTGTACTTTCTACGGCACGGCCAATAGTAACCAAATGCTGCTTGAAGCCATGGGCTTGCATGTGCCTGGCGCGGCTTTTGTCCATCCTCATGATCCGCTTCGGGCGTGTTTGACACGTGAATCTGTTCGCGTGGTGTTAGAAAATACCTATCAAAATCGTTATATGCCTATCGGCAAGATGGTTGATGAACGTGTCATTGTGAACGCGATTGTGGCCTTATTGGCCACGGGTGGTAGTACGAACCACTGTATTCACTGGGTAGCTGTTGCACGTGCAGCGGGCATCATCATTGATTGGGCAGATTTTAACAAACTATCTAAAAACACACCGTTGTTGGCGCGCGTTTATCCAAACGGTAAAGCAGATGTTAACCAGTTCCAAGATGCAGGTGGCCCATCATTCGTGATTCGTGAGTTGGTGGAAGGTGGTTACATGCATGAAGATGTTCAATCTGTGGTGATTGGCGGCTTGCGTGATTATTGCAAAAAACCACAGACCGACGGCACAAGCTTGAGCTGGGTTGATTTGCCTAAAGAAAGCCCTGACGAAACAATTTTACGCACATCATCTAAACCATTTAGCGCTTCTGGCGGCTTGCTCTTGTTGCAAGGCAATCTTGGCCGTTCAGTGATTAAAAGCTCAGCTGTACCTGAAGACCGTCATATCATCGAGGCGCCAGCCGTGGTGTTTGATGCGCAAGAAGAGTTGTTAGAAGCTTTTGAGCGTGGCGAATTAGAAAAAGACTTTGTGGCGGTGGTTCGATACCAAGGCCCTAAAGCGAATGGTATGCCAGAGCTCCACAAATTAACGCCGCCATTGTCTGTGCTTCAAGGTAAGGGCTTTAAAGTAGCGATTGTGACTGATGGTCGTATGAGCGGTGCATCAGGCAAAGTGCCTGCAGCAATTCACTTGTCACCGGAAGCTTCAGCTGGCGGTGCGATTGGCAAGATTCGTACAGGCGACATAATCCGCTTGAACGTCATTGCGGGCACCTTAAATGCTTTAGTGGATGAAGACACTTGGAAAGCACGTCACATTGAAGAGTTAAGTGACTCAAAACGCTTTGCAAACGCCCATGGCATGGGGCGTGAGTTGTTTGGTGGGATGAGAAGTAATGTGCTAACAGCCGAAGAAGGCGCAGTCACCTGGCTGTAA
- a CDS encoding glycosyltransferase: MKISGFTFIRNGTLLGYPFIESILSALPICDEFIVAVGDSEDDTLERIRAIGSDKIRIIQTQWNEKMQDRGFVYAQQKMIAQYNCTGDWAFYLEGDEVLHEDDLQKIKASMEKHLNNPEVEALAFDYHHFFGSPDWVAISPAWYRQECRIIRNTIRSWAPDGLYFVVMDKNRKGRYPRAALVGAPIYHYGHVRSVEAMRQKNERVGKYWKHDHPLFNGYQIDPQSLKPFDGTHPAIANNWLKNEAEQNFTPNKNHELTKREKKHRWAMRIEKWFNIKLNKKHFTT; this comes from the coding sequence ATGAAAATCAGCGGCTTTACCTTTATACGAAACGGCACGCTTCTTGGTTACCCCTTCATAGAAAGCATCCTTTCCGCCCTCCCAATCTGCGATGAATTTATTGTGGCTGTTGGCGATAGCGAGGACGACACGCTCGAACGCATTCGCGCCATCGGCTCAGACAAAATTCGCATCATCCAGACCCAGTGGAATGAAAAAATGCAAGATCGTGGTTTTGTTTATGCACAGCAAAAAATGATTGCGCAATACAATTGCACTGGAGACTGGGCTTTTTATCTTGAAGGCGATGAAGTGTTGCATGAAGATGACTTGCAAAAAATCAAAGCTTCAATGGAAAAGCATCTAAACAATCCAGAAGTTGAAGCACTTGCGTTTGACTACCATCACTTCTTTGGTAGCCCAGACTGGGTTGCCATCAGCCCCGCTTGGTACAGACAAGAGTGCAGGATTATTCGTAACACCATCAGAAGCTGGGCGCCAGATGGACTCTATTTTGTGGTGATGGACAAGAACAGAAAAGGCCGCTATCCGAGAGCTGCTTTAGTAGGTGCGCCAATTTATCATTATGGTCATGTGAGAAGTGTAGAAGCGATGCGCCAAAAAAATGAACGCGTAGGCAAATACTGGAAACATGATCATCCATTATTTAATGGATATCAGATTGACCCTCAATCATTAAAGCCATTTGATGGAACGCACCCAGCAATCGCAAACAACTGGCTAAAAAATGAGGCAGAGCAAAATTTCACGCCAAACAAAAACCATGAGTTAACGAAGCGTGAAAAGAAACACCGATGGGCAATGAGAATTGAAAAGTGGTTTAACATAAAACTCAACAAAAAACATTTCACAACCTGA
- a CDS encoding glycosyltransferase family 25 protein, translating into MIKRKAIDVSAGALVDKVYVLSVKTFTERIAHIQREMKKHNIQFEFIFSHDIPEIDLDSLKTFESNKLSMAQISLVLKHIQAWKDALKSNYKKILIFEDDALLSKTFNQQFKLVIEEASRLDPGYLIFLGGADVKIPMAELAVDNLLLERPIATTEGYITDIDACKKRLQWLEQNKISLPADHLIKLIDQTSAVKSFWARPALVEQGSVTGMFKSHLDLNRQKHSWLFNMLRYKWNKHRRVVRRWIAIIKFKLNIL; encoded by the coding sequence ATGATTAAACGCAAAGCAATAGACGTCTCCGCTGGCGCTCTTGTAGACAAGGTATATGTTCTTTCTGTCAAAACCTTTACTGAACGGATTGCGCATATTCAGAGAGAGATGAAAAAGCACAATATTCAATTTGAATTTATTTTCTCACATGACATTCCTGAGATTGATTTAGATTCATTAAAAACCTTTGAGTCAAACAAGTTATCAATGGCTCAAATTTCTCTGGTTTTAAAGCACATTCAGGCATGGAAAGATGCCTTAAAAAGTAACTATAAAAAAATTCTAATCTTTGAAGATGATGCCCTTTTGTCTAAAACCTTCAACCAACAATTTAAACTAGTCATCGAGGAAGCTAGCAGGTTAGATCCTGGATATTTGATTTTTTTAGGTGGTGCAGATGTCAAAATTCCAATGGCAGAACTAGCAGTCGACAATTTACTTTTAGAGAGGCCCATCGCCACAACGGAGGGATACATCACAGACATTGATGCCTGTAAAAAAAGGCTTCAATGGTTAGAGCAAAACAAAATATCGTTACCAGCTGACCATTTGATTAAACTGATAGACCAGACTTCAGCAGTAAAAAGTTTTTGGGCGAGACCTGCCTTAGTTGAACAAGGAAGTGTGACGGGTATGTTTAAAAGTCATCTAGACTTAAATAGACAAAAACACTCGTGGTTGTTCAATATGTTAAGATATAAATGGAATAAGCACCGCAGAGTAGTTAGGCGATGGATTGCCATAATCAAATTTAAATTAAATATTTTGTAA
- a CDS encoding O-antigen ligase family protein, with the protein MINFFKKQKISPLVITRYLIILELIAILFSPALSNLFEMVLFAFCITSKEIRTTIWNSKSQPLFVSSVVFILTLAISTTWSVAPLTEALNSLWSWRKIILLPISLVLFQEAIWKEKALKGFMSFSIAACVASYIMFLTNHAVHGWEAGVLVRNHATQGMIFSIAAFVIFTKLVIAPTKLEKPKITILVLGILALVINVSFITPGRSGYLVLLTLTIVSVVSYAMTYKKINSIIILVALLIPTLIFISPRVHEGVSRGINEMQNVDKIAEPTSMGQRVKLWGNTIEMIKEKPLMGVGLGGFQKAYSERMQNAPEWQKVILHDPHNQFLKIVAELGLLGLMSFLYMLATASLQQPSSREHKILGSGVLLAWCGTSMFSSHFSTFTEGRFIFIWLGVMLAGHVSEKSNQ; encoded by the coding sequence GTGATTAATTTTTTCAAAAAACAAAAAATAAGCCCCCTTGTAATTACAAGATACTTAATTATTCTTGAATTAATAGCGATTCTTTTTTCACCTGCACTAAGCAATTTATTTGAAATGGTTTTATTTGCTTTTTGCATAACTTCCAAGGAAATTAGAACAACGATTTGGAATAGTAAAAGTCAGCCCCTATTTGTGAGCTCTGTAGTTTTTATTCTGACACTTGCGATTTCTACAACATGGAGTGTTGCTCCTCTAACGGAAGCGCTGAACTCACTATGGAGCTGGCGTAAAATAATACTGCTACCTATATCTTTAGTGCTTTTTCAAGAGGCTATCTGGAAGGAAAAGGCACTCAAAGGTTTTATGTCTTTTAGCATCGCCGCTTGTGTCGCGTCTTATATAATGTTCCTAACAAATCACGCAGTGCATGGATGGGAGGCTGGTGTTCTTGTCCGAAATCATGCGACTCAAGGCATGATTTTTTCAATCGCTGCATTTGTAATTTTCACAAAATTAGTCATCGCCCCCACTAAATTAGAAAAACCAAAAATTACCATACTTGTATTAGGTATTTTGGCGCTAGTAATTAATGTTTCATTCATCACGCCAGGCAGGAGTGGTTATCTTGTTTTACTGACGCTTACAATAGTTTCTGTAGTTAGTTATGCAATGACATACAAAAAAATAAATTCAATTATCATTCTTGTTGCATTGTTAATTCCAACCCTTATCTTTATATCCCCAAGAGTTCATGAAGGGGTTTCAAGGGGAATCAATGAAATGCAGAATGTAGACAAAATTGCCGAACCAACGTCAATGGGACAAAGAGTAAAGCTTTGGGGTAATACAATCGAAATGATTAAAGAAAAGCCTCTTATGGGAGTGGGATTAGGAGGCTTTCAAAAAGCTTATTCAGAAAGAATGCAGAATGCCCCAGAGTGGCAAAAGGTCATTCTTCACGACCCTCACAATCAATTTTTAAAAATAGTTGCGGAGCTCGGCCTACTCGGCCTAATGTCTTTTCTTTATATGCTTGCAACCGCCTCATTACAACAACCTTCATCTCGAGAACATAAAATACTAGGATCGGGAGTTCTCCTAGCCTGGTGTGGGACCAGCATGTTTAGCTCCCATTTTTCAACATTCACTGAGGGACGCTTCATATTTATTTGGCTCGGTGTAATGCTTGCTGGTCATGTCTCAGAAAAATCAAACCAATAA
- the galE gene encoding UDP-glucose 4-epimerase GalE, whose amino-acid sequence MKTVLVTGGGGYIGSHMVKLLERKGFSIITVDNLSNGFKHELIANNLIEIDLLDSVAVNHLFASQNIDVVIHFAGLISVAESVSDPNKYYENNVIGTLNLLNAMHLHNVEKLIFSSTAAVYGHPQSEMIKESHEKNPINPYGKTKLVIEEFIRTLNKNFKLQYGILRYFNAAGADPEAELGERHTPETHLIPLTIFAALSGEFELNIFGNDYPTPDGTCIRDYVHVSDLCDAHLLVLKKLLSCNESMEFNLGNGKGYSCLDVVNAVEKISQKKVKFKFSNRRDGDPTQLIADSALIREKLGWTPKFEQIETIIEHALNWETKIKRYI is encoded by the coding sequence ATGAAGACTGTTTTAGTGACTGGAGGAGGCGGCTATATAGGTTCTCATATGGTGAAGCTTTTAGAGCGGAAAGGCTTCTCAATTATTACGGTAGACAACCTATCGAATGGCTTCAAGCATGAACTGATAGCAAACAACCTCATTGAAATTGACCTGTTGGATAGCGTTGCCGTAAATCATTTATTTGCCTCACAAAACATTGATGTCGTCATTCATTTTGCAGGTCTCATTTCTGTAGCTGAATCGGTATCAGACCCAAATAAGTATTACGAAAACAATGTAATCGGGACATTAAATTTGCTTAATGCAATGCACTTGCATAACGTAGAAAAACTAATATTCTCTTCAACGGCTGCGGTTTATGGGCACCCTCAATCCGAAATGATTAAGGAGTCCCATGAAAAAAACCCAATCAACCCCTATGGAAAAACAAAGCTGGTTATTGAAGAGTTCATACGCACACTGAACAAAAACTTCAAGCTTCAATACGGGATATTACGTTACTTCAACGCTGCAGGAGCAGATCCGGAGGCTGAACTGGGCGAAAGACACACCCCAGAAACACATTTAATTCCACTCACTATATTTGCAGCCTTGTCTGGAGAATTTGAGCTAAATATTTTTGGGAATGATTACCCAACGCCAGATGGCACATGCATACGTGATTATGTGCATGTCTCAGATCTGTGTGATGCACATTTGCTGGTACTGAAAAAGTTGCTATCTTGCAATGAATCAATGGAGTTTAATTTAGGCAATGGCAAGGGATACTCGTGCTTGGACGTTGTGAATGCTGTGGAAAAAATTTCTCAGAAAAAAGTAAAATTCAAGTTTTCGAATCGACGTGATGGCGATCCTACGCAATTAATTGCTGACTCAGCTTTGATCAGAGAAAAGCTTGGCTGGACTCCAAAATTTGAACAAATAGAAACAATCATTGAGCATGCATTGAATTGGGAAACTAAAATTAAGCGCTATATATAA
- a CDS encoding glycosyltransferase family 2 protein, with protein MKNTLSIVICTKNEALNISDCVISASFADEVLVVDSGSTDDTVDIAKKLGARVLETDWPGYGPQQNKAIDASKGDWIYSIDADERITPELKTEILNVITHEEHKVYDVPRKSFFITKFMNHSGWWPDRTRRLFKRGFARFTTHEIHANLSTSFRVGHLKSHMIHYSYKNCHEVLEKMNRYSSGSANDMLANGKNSSLPKALAHGFWAFFRTYFIKLGFLDGQAGLILAIANAESSYYKHLKLYLLSQQ; from the coding sequence TTGAAGAATACCTTAAGCATAGTCATTTGCACAAAAAATGAAGCTCTCAACATTAGTGACTGCGTAATCAGCGCATCCTTCGCAGATGAAGTATTAGTAGTTGACTCTGGCAGCACTGACGACACCGTAGATATTGCTAAAAAATTAGGAGCAAGGGTACTTGAAACTGACTGGCCAGGTTATGGCCCACAGCAGAATAAAGCAATAGATGCTTCTAAAGGCGACTGGATTTATTCGATAGATGCTGACGAACGGATTACTCCCGAACTAAAAACTGAAATACTTAACGTCATAACTCATGAAGAACACAAGGTTTATGACGTTCCGAGAAAATCATTTTTTATCACAAAATTCATGAACCACTCTGGCTGGTGGCCTGATAGAACAAGACGTCTTTTCAAGAGGGGATTCGCAAGATTTACAACCCATGAAATTCATGCAAATCTTTCTACCTCTTTCAGAGTCGGCCATCTTAAATCTCATATGATTCACTATAGCTACAAAAACTGTCACGAAGTTTTAGAAAAAATGAATCGTTACTCCTCAGGCTCTGCAAATGACATGCTAGCAAATGGTAAAAACAGTTCTCTTCCTAAGGCCCTTGCGCACGGGTTTTGGGCTTTTTTTCGAACATACTTTATCAAGCTAGGTTTTTTAGATGGTCAAGCTGGCTTAATCCTAGCAATCGCAAACGCAGAATCATCTTATTACAAACATCTAAAGCTATACTTGCTATCACAACAATAA
- a CDS encoding glycosyltransferase family 9 protein, translating into MIQFKYLGDAVFITPALQALHYQHPEAEIHVLVAKEVAPIFEHLPFITKTWAFPRKRGKAKLSESLPFVQALRKEKFDLSVDFVGNDRGSILSLLVGAKSRVSAIEHQLTLLQKLAYTRTIQTSLLPTSWVKRHLKMLRLLMGTSETTAPQMLIVANPLLASQAKQLLQDHQIICHLGTSQEKKEWPIARWVEFYQLATKAGYKIAFSAGPNERERNLIAELKKALPDAFELPPVNDLAMYLSVLDQAKLVISGDTGPLHFAAGLGVKVIGLFGTADSVRHAAPIYKDHELAMSSPCTCLAESSQFVTCQSASPCMNSISAQQVFERLKERYPLKAS; encoded by the coding sequence GTGATCCAGTTTAAATACCTTGGTGATGCCGTTTTCATTACACCCGCTCTTCAGGCGCTTCATTACCAACACCCTGAAGCAGAAATTCATGTTTTAGTGGCTAAAGAAGTTGCTCCCATATTTGAGCATCTACCATTCATCACAAAAACTTGGGCTTTCCCACGTAAGAGAGGCAAAGCTAAGCTCTCAGAGTCACTGCCTTTTGTGCAAGCACTACGTAAAGAAAAATTTGACCTTTCGGTCGACTTTGTTGGCAATGACAGAGGAAGTATTTTAAGCCTTTTGGTGGGTGCAAAATCTAGAGTTTCAGCCATAGAGCACCAACTTACTTTATTACAAAAGCTAGCTTACACCCGAACCATACAAACCAGCTTACTTCCTACTTCTTGGGTTAAACGACATTTAAAAATGTTGAGGCTCTTGATGGGCACATCTGAAACAACAGCACCTCAAATGTTAATTGTTGCCAATCCATTATTAGCCTCTCAAGCTAAGCAATTATTGCAAGATCACCAGATCATCTGCCATTTAGGTACATCTCAAGAGAAAAAAGAATGGCCGATTGCGCGCTGGGTTGAGTTTTATCAATTAGCGACTAAGGCTGGCTACAAAATCGCTTTTTCAGCGGGGCCTAACGAGCGCGAGCGAAATCTTATTGCAGAACTAAAGAAAGCATTGCCAGATGCTTTTGAATTACCCCCAGTGAATGATTTGGCAATGTACTTATCTGTGCTAGACCAAGCAAAACTTGTAATTTCTGGTGACACAGGGCCACTACATTTTGCTGCAGGCCTGGGGGTTAAGGTAATTGGGCTATTTGGCACAGCAGATTCAGTGCGCCACGCAGCTCCGATTTACAAAGATCATGAGTTAGCCATGAGTAGCCCATGCACTTGCCTAGCTGAAAGCTCACAATTTGTAACCTGCCAAAGCGCCTCCCCTTGCATGAACTCGATCTCAGCCCAGCAAGTTTTCGAGCGACTTAAAGAACGCTATCCTCTTAAGGCTTCTTAA